A window of the Streptomyces sp. NBC_00454 genome harbors these coding sequences:
- a CDS encoding sugar ABC transporter ATP-binding protein, producing MNATRAAGLRVAEVSKTFAGVPALRGISLEFPAGTVTALMGENGAGKSTLLKIVCGDLPADSGSVLLDGTELHLHSPADARSAGIRLIPQEPEIVPHISVAENVYLGALPTRGARRFDRAALRRRLEADLVRIGFEKVLDPDTLGIHLTAAQRQLVEILRALTGDAKVIAFDEPTSSLSEHEVESLFALIRRLREQGLAVVYVSHRMREIFRLADRVAVLRDGALVGVKEAGDTDEAEIVRMMVGRDLSAMFARTRVATDRVVLDVREVTTDDVRDISFQVRAGEVVALAGLVGAGRSELARALAGDLPLRAGTIRVGGRTLRLRRPSDAVRSGIGLAPEERKSQALFLDRSIRDNTALVVLDRLSRLRFVRRAAERELAREYTDRLRVRAPSIEREVRTLSGGNQQKVVLARWLARRPEVLILDEPTRGIDVGAKAEIYQIIADLAEAGTALLVISSELPEVLGLADRILVMQGGRITGELGREEATEEAVLALAMADDLSEDGVRT from the coding sequence ATGAACGCCACACGAGCGGCCGGACTCCGCGTGGCGGAGGTCTCCAAAACCTTCGCCGGGGTCCCGGCGCTGCGGGGGATCTCGCTGGAGTTCCCGGCCGGTACGGTCACCGCGCTGATGGGCGAGAACGGCGCGGGCAAGTCCACGCTGCTGAAGATCGTCTGCGGTGATCTGCCGGCCGACTCCGGCTCGGTGCTGCTCGACGGCACCGAGCTGCACCTCCACTCCCCGGCCGACGCCCGGTCGGCCGGGATCCGGCTCATCCCGCAGGAACCCGAGATCGTGCCGCACATCAGCGTCGCCGAGAACGTCTACCTCGGCGCCCTGCCGACCCGCGGCGCCCGCCGCTTCGACCGGGCCGCCCTGCGCCGGCGCCTCGAAGCCGACCTGGTCCGCATCGGATTCGAGAAGGTCCTCGACCCCGACACCCTCGGCATCCACCTCACCGCCGCCCAGCGCCAACTCGTGGAGATCCTGCGGGCGCTGACCGGCGACGCCAAGGTGATCGCCTTCGACGAACCCACCTCCTCGCTCTCCGAGCACGAGGTGGAGTCCCTCTTCGCCCTCATCCGGCGCCTGCGGGAACAGGGCCTCGCCGTCGTCTACGTGTCCCACCGGATGCGGGAGATCTTCCGGCTGGCCGACCGGGTGGCCGTCCTGCGCGACGGCGCACTGGTCGGGGTGAAGGAGGCCGGGGACACCGACGAGGCCGAGATCGTCCGCATGATGGTCGGCCGGGACCTGTCCGCGATGTTCGCCCGCACCCGCGTGGCCACCGACCGCGTGGTCCTCGACGTCCGCGAGGTCACCACCGACGACGTCCGCGACATCAGCTTCCAGGTCCGGGCCGGAGAGGTGGTGGCCCTGGCCGGACTCGTCGGCGCAGGCCGCTCCGAACTGGCCCGCGCCCTCGCCGGAGACCTCCCGCTGCGCGCCGGGACCATCCGCGTGGGCGGCCGGACCCTGCGGCTGCGCAGGCCCTCCGACGCGGTCCGGTCCGGCATCGGCCTCGCCCCCGAGGAACGCAAGTCCCAGGCCCTCTTCCTGGACCGCTCGATCCGCGACAACACCGCCCTGGTGGTGCTGGACCGGCTCAGCCGGCTGCGCTTCGTACGGCGCGCGGCCGAGCGGGAGCTGGCCCGGGAGTACACCGACCGGCTGCGGGTGCGCGCACCGTCCATCGAGCGCGAGGTCCGCACCCTGTCCGGAGGCAACCAGCAGAAGGTGGTGCTCGCCCGCTGGCTGGCCCGCAGACCCGAGGTCCTGATCCTCGACGAGCCCACGCGCGGGATCGACGTGGGAGCCAAGGCCGAGATCTACCAGATCATCGCGGACCTGGCCGAGGCCGGTACGGCCCTCCTGGTCATCTCCTCGGAACTGCCCGAGGTGCTGGGCCTCGCGGACCGGATCCTCGTCATGCAGGGCGGCCGGATCACCGGCGAGCTCGGCCGGGAGGAGGCCACGGAGGAAGCCGTCCTCGCGCTGGCCATGGCGGACGACCTGAGCGAAGACGGAGTACGGACATGA
- a CDS encoding ABC transporter permease: MKATPAARAAQAPAQAPTQEDATGPAAPAGRGGARRRAAAALAGIGGQNLSLIGALVLVLALFGSLNSAYLTWANIKVIGDAVTISGLLALVQTVVIICGALDISVGSQVGVASVVSAMVFTSTGSNALLGIAAALGVGLLAGLVNGAVIVYGRINPVIATLATLAAYKGVAQLLSNGAAQGYVSGDDVFVFLANGAVLGIPVLLWVLALVTVAIHLLLKYTDIGRNIYAIGGNDTAARLAGIHINKYLIAVYGLAGVVAAFAGVLLTARTGFGHPVSGSEGLELKAITAAALGGCLLAGGKGGVGGTLLAITLLGALDNGLTVQGVNPFWQNVAQGTLLVVAVVIQKRRAGERAVGLPT; the protein is encoded by the coding sequence ATGAAGGCGACCCCGGCGGCGCGCGCGGCGCAGGCACCCGCACAGGCACCCACGCAGGAAGACGCGACCGGGCCGGCCGCCCCCGCGGGCCGGGGCGGTGCCCGGCGCCGGGCGGCCGCCGCCCTCGCCGGGATCGGCGGCCAGAACCTCAGCCTGATCGGCGCCCTCGTGCTGGTCCTGGCCCTTTTCGGTTCCCTCAACTCCGCCTATCTGACCTGGGCCAACATCAAGGTCATCGGCGACGCGGTGACCATCTCCGGGCTGCTCGCCCTCGTACAGACCGTGGTGATCATCTGCGGCGCCCTGGACATCTCCGTCGGCTCCCAGGTGGGCGTGGCCTCGGTGGTCTCCGCGATGGTGTTCACCTCCACCGGCTCGAACGCCTTGCTCGGCATCGCCGCCGCCCTCGGTGTCGGACTGCTGGCCGGGCTGGTCAACGGGGCGGTCATCGTCTACGGCCGGATCAACCCGGTGATCGCCACCCTCGCCACGCTGGCCGCCTACAAGGGAGTGGCGCAGCTGCTGTCCAACGGCGCCGCCCAGGGGTACGTCAGCGGGGACGACGTCTTCGTCTTCCTGGCGAACGGCGCGGTCCTCGGCATCCCGGTCCTGCTGTGGGTGCTCGCCCTGGTCACCGTCGCCATCCACCTGCTGCTGAAGTACACCGACATCGGCCGCAACATCTACGCCATCGGCGGCAACGACACGGCCGCCCGGCTCGCGGGCATCCACATCAACAAGTACCTGATCGCCGTCTACGGACTCGCCGGAGTCGTGGCCGCCTTCGCGGGCGTCCTGCTCACCGCCCGCACCGGCTTCGGCCACCCGGTCTCCGGCAGCGAGGGACTGGAGCTCAAGGCCATCACCGCGGCGGCCCTCGGCGGCTGCCTGCTGGCGGGCGGCAAGGGCGGTGTCGGCGGCACCCTGCTCGCCATCACCCTGCTCGGCGCCCTCGACAACGGACTGACCGTGCAGGGCGTCAACCCGTTCTGGCAGAACGTCGCCCAGGGGACCCTGCTGGTCGTCGCCGTCGTCATCCAGAAGCGCCGCGCGGGCGAGCGGGCCGTGGGGCTGCCCACGTAA
- a CDS encoding LysR family transcriptional regulator, with product MQLELRHLQAVCQIAETGSLGGAARRLGVSQPALSAQLRRIERVTGGELFVRGRRGVEPTPLGQFVLAKARRVLSEMDALGAETRARTAGAPLRLGCILLVLVDGLIAQQDLALAGREITVDLEDSVTALVRMLGAGRYDVIVYGEVNDHEVPLPGGVMARTLVSREPFCIRLSARHPLARLEALDLADLAEDQWMTLVEDDDGGPEALVEACAKAGFAPSLRYRITDRMMQYDLISAGRAVSLCQPTAPAVAGTVVRPLIGAPVTGRIRLAWNRSTVSTRQADLFYRSAALAYLANVDNNPFHRVWWDRHPEVHPALD from the coding sequence ATGCAGCTGGAGTTGAGGCATCTGCAAGCCGTCTGCCAGATAGCGGAAACCGGCAGCCTGGGGGGAGCGGCACGGAGGCTCGGCGTCTCACAGCCGGCGCTCTCCGCCCAGCTGCGAAGGATCGAGCGGGTCACCGGCGGCGAACTCTTCGTCCGCGGCCGGCGCGGGGTGGAACCCACCCCCCTCGGCCAGTTCGTCCTCGCCAAGGCGCGCCGGGTGCTCAGCGAGATGGACGCCCTCGGAGCCGAGACCCGCGCCCGGACGGCCGGCGCCCCGCTGCGCCTGGGCTGCATCCTGCTCGTGCTCGTCGACGGCCTGATCGCACAGCAGGACCTGGCCCTGGCCGGCCGCGAGATCACCGTGGACCTGGAGGACTCGGTGACGGCGCTGGTACGGATGCTCGGTGCGGGCCGCTACGACGTCATCGTGTACGGCGAGGTGAACGACCACGAGGTCCCGCTGCCCGGAGGGGTCATGGCCCGGACCCTGGTCTCCAGGGAGCCCTTCTGCATCCGGCTGTCCGCACGGCACCCGCTGGCCCGGCTCGAAGCCCTCGACCTCGCCGACCTGGCCGAAGACCAGTGGATGACCCTGGTGGAGGACGACGACGGCGGCCCCGAGGCGCTCGTCGAGGCCTGCGCGAAGGCCGGGTTCGCCCCCTCGCTGCGCTACCGGATCACCGACCGCATGATGCAGTACGACCTGATCTCCGCGGGCCGCGCCGTCTCCCTGTGCCAGCCCACCGCCCCGGCCGTCGCGGGCACGGTGGTGCGGCCCCTGATCGGCGCACCGGTCACGGGGCGCATCCGGCTCGCCTGGAACCGCTCGACGGTCTCGACCCGGCAGGCGGATCTCTTCTACCGCTCGGCGGCCCTGGCCTACCTGGCCAACGTGGACAACAACCCCTTCCACCGGGTCTGGTGGGACAGGCATCCCGAGGTCCATCCGGCCCTGGACTGA
- a CDS encoding sulfatase: MSERARTQVSRRGFLAGTAAAAAATAVPAIGQAVAATPAAAAGTASAGRPNILLIVTDDQPKHTDWAIQKTIGWIAGQGVKFTHGHVTTPLCAPSRSSVFSGRYAHNHGVRNNASAAALDQNTTVQRYLKQAGYRTGLFGKYLNSWKLADAPPHFEEFALLQPAYVDANWNVDGTVQTINGYTTNIIKNRTLAFLDKAATDDRPWFAYVTPYASHGPRTPEPKYAGTAVPEWNGRPSVTEDDRSDKPPYIQNATGTLADGRRIRAEQLRTLLSVDDAVQAFKDKLAALGQLENTLVIYIGDNGFGWADHGWTAKSVPYAPAHEVPFYVSWPAGGLSAGTVDDRIVANIDIAPTILDAAGISPDTPQDGSSLLTPYSRDHLLVEWWKQGTGADHNTWSSYVAKDEQYVEYYALHTDASGTVSGTGQVKFREYYDLAADPYQLTNKLYQATPAQERDLGIPALAAQLAADRTR; this comes from the coding sequence ATGAGCGAGAGAGCCCGGACGCAGGTCAGCCGGAGAGGATTCCTCGCGGGCACGGCAGCGGCGGCAGCCGCGACCGCCGTGCCCGCGATCGGCCAGGCGGTGGCTGCCACGCCCGCGGCAGCCGCCGGGACGGCTTCCGCCGGCCGTCCGAACATTCTGCTGATCGTCACCGATGACCAGCCCAAACACACCGATTGGGCGATCCAGAAGACCATCGGCTGGATAGCCGGCCAGGGCGTGAAGTTCACCCACGGCCACGTCACCACCCCCCTGTGCGCACCCTCTCGGTCCTCGGTCTTCTCCGGCCGCTACGCCCACAACCACGGGGTCCGCAACAACGCTTCGGCGGCGGCCCTGGACCAGAACACCACCGTCCAGCGCTATCTGAAGCAGGCCGGATATCGCACCGGACTGTTCGGCAAATACCTGAATTCCTGGAAACTCGCCGACGCTCCGCCGCATTTCGAGGAATTCGCGCTGCTCCAGCCCGCGTACGTGGACGCCAACTGGAACGTCGACGGCACGGTCCAGACGATCAACGGCTACACCACGAACATCATCAAGAACCGGACGCTGGCCTTCCTGGACAAGGCGGCCACCGACGACCGCCCCTGGTTCGCCTACGTCACCCCGTACGCCTCGCACGGGCCTCGCACCCCCGAGCCCAAGTACGCGGGCACCGCCGTTCCCGAGTGGAACGGGCGCCCCTCCGTCACCGAGGACGACCGCAGCGACAAGCCGCCCTACATCCAGAACGCCACCGGCACCCTCGCCGACGGCCGCCGCATCCGCGCCGAGCAGCTGCGCACGCTGCTGTCCGTGGACGACGCCGTCCAGGCCTTCAAGGACAAGCTGGCGGCCCTCGGCCAGCTGGAGAACACCCTCGTCATCTACATCGGCGACAACGGCTTCGGCTGGGCCGACCACGGCTGGACCGCCAAGTCGGTGCCCTACGCCCCCGCCCACGAGGTGCCGTTCTACGTCTCCTGGCCCGCCGGGGGACTAAGCGCCGGTACCGTGGACGACCGCATCGTCGCCAACATCGACATCGCGCCCACCATCCTCGACGCCGCCGGAATCAGCCCCGACACCCCGCAGGACGGCAGTTCGCTGCTGACCCCGTACAGCCGGGACCACCTCCTCGTCGAATGGTGGAAGCAGGGCACCGGAGCCGACCACAACACCTGGTCCTCCTACGTGGCCAAGGACGAGCAGTACGTCGAGTACTACGCCCTGCACACCGATGCGAGCGGCACGGTGTCCGGCACCGGGCAGGTGAAGTTCCGCGAGTACTACGACCTCGCGGCCGACCCCTACCAGCTCACCAACAAGCTCTACCAGGCCACCCCGGCGCAGGAACGGGACCTGGGAATCCCCGCCCTGGCGGCCCAGCTCGCCGCCGACCGCACCCGCTAG
- a CDS encoding substrate-binding domain-containing protein has translation MSTQSNPARSRRTAALTGVLALALTVAACSSGKPSGEGDGGGAGDGGTVSGQISIAYLQKQGDQEYFVSEAAGAKKKAEELGVKLTVVNLGNDASKTITEVKSAIAQKNKGIIIVVPESAVGPQVVAEAKKAGVTLLTSDDQVCASGPKPADCDKADLVARVGFSGTQMGTEIGKRAAAEFAKARWSAADTRIIYAWKQDTTVCTDRINGAKAAWKQAGGPEVQAVELGTDNTPAGSQSKVEATVTANQGVKHWVVMGCNDENVSGGVKGLNNAGVKGADIIGVGLGAYLACKDWQAGADNGMRAALYIPGDEVGKLAVQAMYDKLKNGTPFTPESFAPTKMVDAGSWKAAGFGCK, from the coding sequence ATGTCCACGCAATCGAACCCCGCCAGATCGCGCCGCACCGCCGCCCTGACCGGCGTGCTCGCCCTCGCGCTGACCGTCGCCGCCTGCTCCTCCGGCAAACCCTCCGGTGAGGGGGACGGCGGCGGCGCCGGGGACGGCGGGACCGTGAGCGGACAGATCTCCATCGCCTACCTGCAGAAGCAGGGCGATCAGGAGTACTTCGTCTCCGAGGCCGCGGGCGCCAAGAAGAAGGCCGAGGAGCTGGGCGTCAAGCTCACGGTGGTCAACCTTGGGAACGACGCCTCGAAGACGATCACCGAGGTCAAGTCGGCCATCGCGCAGAAGAACAAGGGGATCATCATCGTCGTGCCGGAGTCCGCGGTCGGCCCGCAGGTGGTCGCCGAGGCGAAGAAGGCCGGGGTCACCCTCCTGACCTCGGACGACCAGGTGTGCGCCAGCGGACCCAAGCCCGCCGACTGCGACAAGGCGGACCTGGTGGCACGGGTGGGCTTCTCCGGTACGCAGATGGGTACGGAGATCGGCAAGCGGGCCGCGGCCGAGTTCGCCAAGGCCCGGTGGAGCGCGGCGGACACCCGGATCATCTACGCCTGGAAGCAGGACACCACCGTCTGCACCGATCGGATCAACGGGGCCAAGGCCGCCTGGAAGCAGGCCGGGGGGCCGGAGGTGCAGGCCGTCGAGCTCGGCACGGACAACACTCCGGCCGGATCCCAGTCCAAGGTGGAGGCGACGGTCACGGCCAACCAGGGCGTCAAACACTGGGTGGTCATGGGCTGCAACGACGAGAACGTCTCGGGCGGGGTGAAGGGCCTCAACAACGCGGGCGTCAAGGGCGCCGACATCATCGGGGTCGGCCTCGGGGCCTACCTGGCCTGCAAGGACTGGCAGGCCGGCGCCGACAACGGGATGCGGGCCGCGCTCTACATCCCCGGTGACGAGGTCGGGAAGCTGGCCGTCCAGGCGATGTACGACAAGTTGAAGAACGGGACTCCGTTCACCCCCGAATCCTTCGCCCCGACCAAGATGGTCGACGCGGGGAGCTGGAAGGCCGCGGGCTTCGGCTGCAAGTGA
- a CDS encoding DeoR/GlpR family DNA-binding transcription regulator translates to MVDNGNLLAHQRRALILEEVRKRGGVRVNELTRTLSVSDMTVRRDLDALAREGLLRKVHGGAVLGGEPSSHEPGFETKSEWETAAKGAIARAAAALVMPGSAIALSAGTTTHALAKELTEVAELTVVTNSIRTAEVFEAARRSGSTTTVVLTGGIRTPSDALVGPIADQAIRGLHVDLLFLGCHGLGTATGLTTPNLGEAETNRAFLRSARRSVLLADHTKWSAVGLTTFAALDEVDVLITDALPREEAAAVTERVGEVVQTSVPHGEQAW, encoded by the coding sequence ATGGTCGACAACGGCAATCTGCTGGCCCATCAGCGCCGGGCCCTCATCCTCGAAGAGGTGCGCAAACGCGGCGGGGTCCGGGTGAACGAGCTGACCCGGACCCTGAGCGTCTCCGACATGACCGTCCGCCGGGACCTGGACGCCCTCGCCCGCGAGGGGCTGCTGCGCAAGGTGCACGGCGGCGCCGTGCTCGGCGGCGAACCCAGCAGCCACGAGCCCGGGTTCGAGACCAAGTCCGAGTGGGAGACCGCCGCGAAGGGGGCCATCGCCCGGGCCGCCGCCGCCCTGGTGATGCCGGGATCGGCGATCGCCCTGTCCGCCGGAACCACCACGCACGCCCTGGCCAAGGAGCTCACCGAGGTCGCGGAGCTCACCGTGGTCACCAACTCGATCCGCACGGCCGAGGTCTTCGAAGCCGCGCGCCGCTCCGGGTCCACCACCACGGTCGTGCTCACCGGCGGGATCCGGACCCCCTCGGACGCCCTCGTCGGCCCCATAGCCGACCAGGCCATCCGCGGCCTGCACGTGGACCTGCTCTTCCTCGGCTGCCACGGACTGGGCACCGCGACCGGGCTGACCACCCCGAACCTCGGGGAGGCCGAGACCAACCGGGCGTTCCTGCGTTCGGCCCGGCGCAGCGTGCTGCTCGCCGACCACACCAAGTGGTCGGCCGTCGGGCTCACCACCTTCGCCGCCCTCGACGAGGTCGACGTACTGATCACGGACGCGCTGCCCCGGGAGGAGGCCGCGGCCGTGACCGAGCGGGTCGGCGAGGTCGTCCAGACCTCCGTGCCCCACGGGGAGCAGGCCTGGTGA
- a CDS encoding NPCBM/NEW2 domain-containing protein — MGFNNWNSTHCRAEFNEAMVKGIADLFVSKGLKAAGYQYVNLDDCWALPNRDASGNLVPDPVRFPNGIKAVADYVHGKGLKFGIYTSAGTKTCDTAGFPGGLGHEQQDANLFASFGVDYLKYDNCNNQGVDAKKRYTDMGNALKNTGRPIVYSLCEWGQNQPWTWAADVGHLWRTTGDIGDSWSSMIGIAHANQQLAAYAGPGHWNDPDMLEVGNGGMTAAEYRTHFSLWSMMSAPLLIGSDLRKASTETFDILSNADVIALDQDPLGKQGAVVSANGGQVVMVKELKNGDRAVSLTNENGSTATLSTTMDALGLGNRAPYSLKDLWSKAVTTNTTGNISVSVPAHATVVYRITPGPLVVPPSGTTALSSLSWTGASSGWGPVEKDRSNGEQAAGDGRTLTVNGATYAKGLGVHAASSISYHLGGVCTALTVDVGVDDEKSSNGSVVFQIYRDAVKVADSGLLTTADPAKRLTADLTGGQTLKLVVTDGGNGINSDHADWAAPQLTCN, encoded by the coding sequence ATGGGCTTCAACAACTGGAACTCCACCCACTGCCGGGCCGAGTTCAACGAGGCCATGGTCAAGGGCATCGCCGACCTCTTCGTCTCCAAGGGCCTCAAAGCGGCCGGGTACCAGTACGTCAACCTCGACGACTGCTGGGCCCTGCCCAACCGGGACGCCTCCGGCAATCTGGTCCCCGACCCGGTGCGCTTCCCGAACGGGATCAAGGCCGTCGCGGACTACGTGCACGGCAAGGGGCTGAAGTTCGGCATCTACACCAGCGCCGGCACGAAGACCTGCGATACCGCCGGGTTCCCGGGCGGACTCGGCCACGAGCAGCAGGACGCCAACCTGTTCGCCTCCTTCGGGGTCGACTACCTCAAGTACGACAACTGCAACAACCAGGGCGTGGACGCCAAGAAGCGGTACACCGACATGGGCAACGCGCTGAAGAACACCGGCCGCCCGATCGTGTACTCGCTGTGCGAGTGGGGCCAGAACCAGCCGTGGACCTGGGCGGCGGACGTCGGCCACCTGTGGCGCACCACCGGGGACATCGGCGACAGCTGGTCCTCGATGATCGGCATCGCGCACGCGAACCAGCAGCTCGCCGCGTACGCCGGACCGGGCCACTGGAACGACCCCGACATGCTGGAAGTCGGCAACGGCGGGATGACCGCGGCCGAGTACCGCACCCACTTCAGCCTCTGGTCGATGATGTCCGCGCCGCTGCTGATCGGCTCCGATCTGCGCAAGGCGAGCACCGAGACCTTCGACATCCTCTCGAACGCCGATGTCATCGCCCTCGACCAGGACCCGCTCGGCAAGCAGGGCGCCGTGGTGTCCGCCAACGGCGGCCAGGTCGTCATGGTCAAGGAGCTGAAGAACGGCGACCGGGCGGTTTCCCTGACCAACGAGAACGGCTCCACCGCCACCCTCTCCACCACGATGGACGCGCTCGGCCTCGGCAACCGCGCCCCGTACTCCCTCAAGGACCTGTGGAGCAAGGCGGTGACGACGAACACCACCGGGAACATCAGCGTCTCGGTGCCCGCGCACGCCACCGTCGTCTACCGGATCACCCCGGGGCCCCTGGTGGTCCCGCCCTCCGGCACCACCGCGCTGTCCAGCCTCTCCTGGACCGGCGCGAGCAGTGGCTGGGGGCCGGTGGAGAAGGACCGGAGCAACGGCGAGCAGGCCGCGGGCGACGGCAGGACCCTCACCGTCAACGGGGCCACGTACGCCAAGGGCCTGGGCGTGCACGCGGCCAGCAGCATCAGCTACCACCTCGGCGGGGTGTGCACGGCGCTGACCGTGGACGTCGGGGTCGACGACGAGAAGTCCTCCAACGGCTCGGTGGTCTTCCAGATCTACCGGGACGCGGTGAAGGTCGCCGACAGCGGGCTGCTGACCACGGCCGACCCGGCGAAGAGGCTCACCGCCGACCTGACCGGCGGCCAGACGCTGAAGCTCGTCGTCACCGACGGCGGCAACGGCATCAATTCCGACCACGCGGACTGGGCGGCTCCCCAGCTGACCTGCAACTGA